The nucleotide sequence GCCAGCAGTCGAATCATGAAGGCATACTTGTAGATTGGCTCCACCAGGCCGGGGCCAGCTATTCTGGAGTCCTGATCAATGCTGGAGCCTATACCCATACCAGCGTGGCGATTCGAGATGCTATCGCCGCCATCCAGATCCCAGTGGTTGAGGTTCACCTAAGCAATATCCATAAACGAGAAGAATTTAGACATTATTCTTACCTAGCCCCAGTGGTCATAGGACAAATTTGTGGATTTGGACCCGACAGTTACCTCCTGGGCCTGCGGGGTATTATCCAGCATCTTCAACAGCACAATTAAGCGCGCATCAAGAATAGTTTGTTTGTTAACGCCTGATCACCGCAAAACCCACTCCAAATAAAATTAAGCCACCCCCAAGCATCAAAGCCAGGCCAGGACGTTCCCCAAAGACCCAAAAGGCTAAGACACTCGCAGCAATTGGCTCCGCTAAAACCGCTAAAGTAACCCAAGTTGGGGAAAGCCAGCGAATCGCCCAGTTCAAGCTCGTATGACCAACCAATTGCGGAACTAGGGCTAACAGCAGCAGCACACCATAAATTTCCCCCGCCCAACCGCCATAGGCAACCCCCAAAAGCGGTGGAAGCGGCAGAAGAATTAGGGCGGCACTGGTATTGGCAATGGCGGTATAGTGCTGAATGCTTAACCCTTGGGCCTGAGCCTGCTCCCCACTAATGAAATAGAAACTAACGGCCCAAGCCGCTAATAAAGCGAGGCCATTTCCTAAAAGGGGCTGGGGCGCGAGGTCTCCTGCTTTTTCCCCCAGGCCAATGAGCAACCCACCGCCACAGGCCACCGTAATGCCAAACATCGTCCCCCAGGTTAGCTTTTTGCCTTGCCAAAGGTACTGAATCACGGCTGTCCAAATCGGGGTTGTGGTCACCAAGGTTGTCGAAGCAACAATGGATGTGTAATTGAGGGAGCTAAACCAAAGGCCAAAATGGGCTGCCAAGCAAAATCCAGCCATAAGTCCCCAACCATAGGCTGAGAGGCGTTGCTGAGAATTGGGTTTAGAGATGCCAGACAAGTTCGGGCGTTGCCAGAGGTGGGCGAGCACTGGGGCCGTAGTTTTAATAAATTGTGGCAGTAATAGTAAAGCAGCAATCCCCAGACGGCCGGCTGCTAAAAAGATACTAAAGCCAATACCGCTTGTATAACTGGACTCAAGTCCCAAGGATGCGGTTGCGAGAGTGGCCCAACGGACTAAAATTGCCGCTGTGGAAACTGCAATGACCGCCAAGCCTAAGACCAGGCCCAGGACAACCCCCTTGGGATGATGGCTGCTCAGAGACACAATATTACACAACAGGAGCGCAGTTGTAAGATGAGTAAGAAAATTAAGTTAGACTAATTCTGGAAAAATCCCTTCGGCATCAAAAGCATCCATACTATTTCTGAAGCGGCAGCTACAGGCCTTCTGATTTGCGCCTTACCCTTTCGGAGTAATTTGCCTTTTCGGGGATTTGAGGGGCTATGCGGGGGAAAAGATAGCCCAACTAACCGAGATAATAACCTAACTGACTCCAAATGTGCAAGTCAAATCCTGCAAAAAATTTCAAGCCTGGAGATTATATAGGCTTACCGATTAGGGCTGTGGCTCCGAGAGCGTTCCTATCGCAAACAGTACTGATTTATGAGCAAATGAAAGGCTGTTTCCGACATAAGCTGATAATCATCAAGTATTCTCAAAAATGAAGACGGACTACCATGGCAGATGATCAGGTGAGATGACGGACTGGCAAAACATCTCAGATTGTTATGAGTCAAAACAGTCTCCGTAGCTCCGGATCTAAAATCTGTTACTACTGATTCATCTTCTCTAAAATAGCGACAGAAGAGGGCGAGGTACGGGTTAAATAGTTAAAGACCCAAAACTTGAACCAGGAATCCATGATCACGGGGACTGTAGCAATAAAACTATTATTAAAGGTGCGACTCTCTGGCAGCCCAAAATGAGAGGCAATCCCACCCAAAATAACTTCCCACCCTTCCGGTGAGTGATACCCCACAAATAAATCTGTGACAAGGATGACCAAAAAGACTTTAGTCGTGTCATTGAGAGAGGTAAACGTCCGCCCAAAAAACATCCGCAGGGCCTGGAGTTGTCGCCGTCCCCCATAAACCAAAAGAACAAAGGAAGCGAGGGAAATGATATCCGCAAAAATATTCTTCAGGCCATCTAAGGTGCGATACCCGGCCTGGCGATAGAGTTCTTCGGCTTTTTCCTT is from Synechococcus sp. PCC 6312 and encodes:
- the aroQ gene encoding type II 3-dehydroquinate dehydratase; the protein is MITIAVIHGPNLNLLGTREPGVYGSTSLKEINHTLEQLAESLGVNVLCQQSNHEGILVDWLHQAGASYSGVLINAGAYTHTSVAIRDAIAAIQIPVVEVHLSNIHKREEFRHYSYLAPVVIGQICGFGPDSYLLGLRGIIQHLQQHN
- a CDS encoding DMT family transporter, which gives rise to MSLSSHHPKGVVLGLVLGLAVIAVSTAAILVRWATLATASLGLESSYTSGIGFSIFLAAGRLGIAALLLLPQFIKTTAPVLAHLWQRPNLSGISKPNSQQRLSAYGWGLMAGFCLAAHFGLWFSSLNYTSIVASTTLVTTTPIWTAVIQYLWQGKKLTWGTMFGITVACGGGLLIGLGEKAGDLAPQPLLGNGLALLAAWAVSFYFISGEQAQAQGLSIQHYTAIANTSAALILLPLPPLLGVAYGGWAGEIYGVLLLLALVPQLVGHTSLNWAIRWLSPTWVTLAVLAEPIAASVLAFWVFGERPGLALMLGGGLILFGVGFAVIRR